The following proteins come from a genomic window of Nocardioides albertanoniae:
- a CDS encoding acyltransferase, whose translation MSWTRGEGLRAEHRERLIAAGLAPEVLVGLELSEITGPLPEWWHEGGNAIYVRDGFPLAERLIELLGFYPFSDALIVVATDITSMQALLVGGDSPTIFIGPDTSMVWGEVYCGGGSAVILSGGLVATSRAQIDARNGGSIVAVGDQLWAANVYVATDDMHRLEDGETGERINPYGAHIRFGEHVWLGRDAIVTGNVEVGDGAVVGMRAMVRNQKIEPRTAVAGVPARLIRENVVWSGDDTP comes from the coding sequence ATGTCATGGACCAGGGGCGAGGGCCTCCGTGCAGAGCACCGGGAGCGGCTGATCGCCGCCGGCCTGGCGCCGGAGGTGCTCGTCGGGCTCGAGCTGAGCGAGATCACCGGGCCGCTGCCGGAGTGGTGGCACGAGGGTGGCAACGCGATCTACGTACGCGACGGGTTCCCGCTCGCCGAGCGGCTGATCGAGCTGCTCGGTTTCTACCCGTTCTCCGACGCCCTGATCGTGGTCGCCACCGACATCACCTCGATGCAGGCGCTGCTGGTCGGTGGCGACTCCCCGACGATCTTCATCGGCCCCGACACGAGCATGGTCTGGGGTGAGGTCTACTGCGGTGGCGGCTCGGCGGTGATCCTCTCCGGCGGCCTCGTCGCCACCTCCCGCGCCCAGATAGACGCCCGCAACGGCGGCTCGATCGTCGCTGTGGGCGATCAGCTCTGGGCCGCCAACGTCTACGTCGCCACCGACGACATGCACCGCCTCGAGGACGGTGAGACCGGTGAGCGCATCAACCCCTACGGCGCCCACATCCGCTTCGGTGAGCACGTCTGGCTCGGCCGCGACGCGATCGTCACCGGCAACGTCGAGGTCGGCGACGGCGCGGTCGTCGGCATGCGCGCGATGGTGCGCAACCAGAAGATCGAGCCGCGCACCGCCGTCGCCGGAGTGCCCGCCCGGCTCATCCGCGAGAACGTCGTCTGGTCCGGCGACGACACCCCCTGA
- a CDS encoding SDR family NAD(P)-dependent oxidoreductase encodes MYAQLQDRTAIVWGGAGDIGSTTAETFAEAGATVYLAGRTEASLKAKAAEVGAAGYGVVDVLDEDAVVAFVERVVAETGSLDISFNVADRGDIQGQALLEISAADYTQPVVRGIAGSFHTARAAARQMVAQGRGVILALDSGSARGSAPGMGGTSAADGALDALVRDLAAEAGPSGVRVVGIWTAGITETFTAEKFERTLGTRLPEEALEGIKENLDGMRMTKRSPRLGEVADTATFLASDSAGAITGTWLNVSSGMYPS; translated from the coding sequence ATGTACGCACAGCTTCAGGACCGCACCGCCATCGTCTGGGGCGGCGCGGGCGACATCGGCTCGACCACCGCTGAGACCTTCGCCGAGGCGGGCGCCACGGTCTACCTCGCCGGCCGCACCGAGGCCTCGCTGAAGGCGAAGGCCGCCGAGGTCGGCGCCGCCGGCTACGGCGTGGTCGACGTCCTCGACGAGGACGCCGTGGTCGCCTTCGTGGAGCGGGTCGTCGCCGAGACCGGCTCGCTCGACATCTCGTTCAACGTCGCCGACCGCGGCGACATCCAGGGCCAGGCGCTGCTGGAGATCTCGGCCGCCGACTACACCCAGCCGGTCGTACGCGGCATCGCCGGTTCCTTCCACACCGCCCGCGCTGCCGCCCGGCAGATGGTGGCCCAGGGCCGTGGCGTCATCCTCGCCCTCGACTCCGGCTCCGCGCGGGGCTCGGCGCCGGGCATGGGCGGCACCAGCGCCGCCGACGGCGCGCTCGACGCACTCGTGCGCGACCTGGCCGCGGAGGCCGGGCCCTCCGGCGTACGCGTCGTGGGGATCTGGACCGCCGGGATCACCGAGACCTTCACCGCGGAGAAGTTCGAGCGCACCCTCGGCACGCGGCTCCCGGAGGAGGCTCTGGAGGGGATCAAGGAGAACCTCGACGGGATGCGGATGACCAAGCGGTCGCCGCGGCTGGGGGAGGTCGCCGACACCGCCACCTTCCTCGCCTCCGACAGCGCCGGCGCCATCACCGGCACCTGGCTCAACGTGAGCAGCGGGATGTACCCGAGCTGA
- a CDS encoding glycerophosphodiester phosphodiesterase family protein: MATAHRPLVIGHRGAPGYLPEHSLESYRLALRLGVDALETDVVMTKDGVMVLRHENELSRTTDVASHEEFAQRRTTKTISGKKWTGWFTEDFTFPELLSLGAPTADQPIITLDTLLLLVADESRRRGRRVGLHVEVKHPTYFASIGLPITEALLQTLADHGVEGWSSLPGLPSQRLWLQSFDEAWVREMSTRTDLPLVQLVDKKWGAVDCAEIATYAQAIGPKKSMVRKKGQLPTGLADEAHRSGLQVFVWTLKAGRDQAVRLFEAGVDGVFSDYPDRPVAALRDIAAAQTA, encoded by the coding sequence ATGGCAACGGCCCACCGCCCACTTGTGATCGGCCATCGCGGAGCGCCCGGCTACCTGCCGGAGCACTCCCTCGAGTCCTACCGCCTGGCGCTGCGGCTGGGGGTGGATGCGCTCGAGACCGACGTGGTGATGACCAAGGACGGCGTCATGGTGCTCCGCCACGAGAACGAGCTCTCCCGGACGACGGACGTGGCCAGCCACGAGGAGTTCGCGCAGCGGCGTACGACGAAGACGATCAGCGGCAAGAAGTGGACCGGATGGTTCACCGAGGACTTCACCTTCCCCGAGCTGCTCAGCCTCGGCGCGCCGACCGCCGACCAGCCGATCATCACCCTCGACACGCTGCTGCTGCTCGTCGCCGACGAGTCGCGGCGCCGTGGCCGGCGCGTCGGCCTCCACGTGGAGGTCAAGCACCCGACCTACTTCGCCTCCATCGGCCTGCCCATCACCGAGGCCCTCCTGCAGACCCTGGCCGACCACGGCGTCGAGGGCTGGAGCAGCCTCCCGGGCCTGCCCAGCCAGCGGCTGTGGCTGCAGAGCTTCGACGAGGCGTGGGTGCGCGAGATGAGCACCCGCACCGACCTGCCGCTGGTGCAGCTGGTGGACAAGAAGTGGGGTGCGGTCGACTGCGCGGAGATCGCGACGTACGCCCAGGCCATCGGCCCCAAGAAGTCGATGGTGCGCAAGAAGGGCCAGCTCCCGACCGGCCTCGCGGACGAGGCGCACCGCAGCGGCCTCCAGGTCTTCGTGTGGACCCTGAAGGCCGGCCGCGACCAGGCCGTACGCCTCTTCGAGGCCGGCGTCGACGGGGTCTTCAGCGACTATCCCGACCGCCCGGTCGCCGCGCTGCGGGACATCGCCGCTGCGCAGACCGCCTGA